The DNA sequence TGTATCAATATCTTCGGGATCGATATAGCAGCTATCAATTACTTGATAGAAGTGAGAACAAACTCTAATTTGCTCTGCTTTTACTTTCTTCGTCTTCTTATTAAAACCAACAAGTGTGATAAATTCTCCGTGCCCAAGGTTTGAGATGATTGGGTAGCCCGACACCTGTGTATGGGGTTCAAAACTATTTCCTGTGAAAATTAAATCAAAAGTATCTGGTGGAAGACGTTTAAGTATCGTTTCAGTTGCTTCTTTATCAAGAGAGCAATTCTTAAACCTGTAGTCAATAGTATCGCTACATTCTGTGTGAGAGTGTAAGAGAGCAATATTAAGATCGGTTTTTCCTCGAAGCTGTTTCTTGATTTCAATAACTCTAGCGACAATATCATCAAATAGTATCCCTTCTAGGCCGTCTTCTTTTTTAAGTTTCGGCTTATAAGGTGTTAGTCCAATAATCCCAACTTTAATACCACCAACTTCCTTAATGATATATTCTTGATTTCCATATTGAGTAAATGCTGAATTAGTATCGAGTGAGATTAAATTAGAATTTACAAATGGAAGTTCATGAGGAATTAATTTGTTTTTTAAGTTAGTTAACTCATGATCTGTGAGTAATATTGCATCGTAATTAAAGTTGACCAACTGGCCAAGGATTAACTCACCGGCCAAATCATATTTATCTTCTAATATCTGGCCACCATCAATTACAATAAGATTGCTCAGTTTTTCTCTAATTGCCGAAAAAAACTTATAAAGAAGTGCATCTCCACCGAATTGAATTTTTGAAGAAACAATAAGCTCATCATTATGAGACTCTACTTTTGAATTTAAATTAGAAGTATAAGCAAAGTAAATTGTGTCTGAGTTTGTACTAGATAGAAAACTTTCTTTAGCTTTCATATCGCTATATTTACGAGAGTTATCACTACAAGAAGTAATAACTCCGATAAATATTAATATTGTTATTAGTAGATTATTTTTTTTCAAGTGTTAGTAGCTTTTAATTTTTGATAGTTTTTCATATGCAATTGTAAGTGCATTTTCAATTCTATCATAGAGGGCCGGATCGTTACATAGCCCTAAAGAAATTCTCACTACGCCACGACCAATATCGTCAGCTACTCCCATGGCCTTAAGAACTTTAGATGTCTGAGGATTATTGTCAGAACATGCTGATGAAGTTGTTACATAGATTCCTTCTGACTCAAGTTCCATCTGAACAGCTTGTCCGTGGATTCCTGGGTATGAAAGATATGTTGTTGAAGAAAGTCTTGGAGCTTCTTCCCCAATGATAACAACTTGTGGAAACTTCGCTTTTATATTTTTTTCAAACTCTTCACGTTTACTATTAATAGCATCGTGCTTTTGTAGGTTATTCATTGAATAAGTAAGTGCTACTGCAAGAGTCTCGTTCCCTAGGTAGTTTTGCGTTCCACCACGTAGACCTTTCTCTTGACCGCCACCAATGATAAGTGGCTTTAGAGTAGTTGGGTCTTTAGCAATTAGGATACCTGAGCCAGTCATACCACCAATTTTGTGACCAGCTACGACTGCATAATCAATACCTGACTCTTCAAAGTTAAAGCAAGTCTTTCCAACAAACTGAGTCGTGTCACAAAGATAAGCTACACCTTGTTCTTGGCAGATTTTTGCAATGTCATTATATGGCTGGATAACACCTGTTTCATTATTTGCTGCCATAACAGCTACCAGGGCAGTGTTATCGTCAATATGATTGATAAGATCTTCAATATCGACCATGCCATTTGGCTTTGTTTGAAGTGTATAAACTTCACAACCAAAGTTTTCGGCATAGAATTGAGCATTATTGCTTACCGCTGAATGCTCAATTCCCGAGATGATAAT is a window from the Bacteriovorax sp. BAL6_X genome containing:
- a CDS encoding cysteine desulfurase family protein — translated: MQEIYADYNGSAPICNEVKEYIINRLNKGPFANPNATHHVGTRVKVAMENARSVCAKLLGAHMSQLVFNSGSTEGISTVFQSVLLNNTKKKIIISGIEHSAVSNNAQFYAENFGCEVYTLQTKPNGMVDIEDLINHIDDNTALVAVMAANNETGVIQPYNDIAKICQEQGVAYLCDTTQFVGKTCFNFEESGIDYAVVAGHKIGGMTGSGILIAKDPTTLKPLIIGGGQEKGLRGGTQNYLGNETLAVALTYSMNNLQKHDAINSKREEFEKNIKAKFPQVVIIGEEAPRLSSTTYLSYPGIHGQAVQMELESEGIYVTTSSACSDNNPQTSKVLKAMGVADDIGRGVVRISLGLCNDPALYDRIENALTIAYEKLSKIKSY